The Sesamum indicum cultivar Zhongzhi No. 13 linkage group LG1, S_indicum_v1.0, whole genome shotgun sequence genome includes a window with the following:
- the LOC105156079 gene encoding uncharacterized protein LOC105156079 produces the protein MAVREAKYSVSAPRPTTRLLDHHNHDDDGGTDAVFSLSSNSGSGEFFPLMKTAAFGRMKTIDELGGRLSLSSACSFDAVVSQCSRRKSSSSREGKKYSELGSDCIPAEVYYGESVTAKSRRKTRRKRRSWMVEGSYAVKKRSSDPYGDFRASMVEMIMEKQMVGAQELERLLICFLCLNEVCYHGMIVDVFSEICQTLFSN, from the exons ATGGCCGTTAGAGAGGCCAAGTATTCAGTCTCTGCTCCGAGGCCCACCACACGGTTGCTGGACCATCACAACCA CGACGACGACGGCGGGACCGACGCTGTTTTCAGCTTGTCTTCCAACTCCGGCTCCGGGGAGTTTTTTCCCCTGATGAAAACTGCAGCTTTTGGAAGAATGAAAACCATCGATGAGTTGGGCGGCCGGCTTTCGTTGTCTTCAGCCTGTTCGTTCGACGCCGTTGTAAGCCAATGCAGCCGCCGGAAAAGTAGTTCGTCGAGGGAAGGCAAGAAATATAGCGAACTGGGCTCCGACTGTATTCCGGCAGAAGTTTACTACGGTGAATCTGTGACGGCTAAGAGCCGCCGGAAAACCAGGAGAAAGAGGAGGAGCTGGATGGTAGAAGGGAGCTACGCGGTGAAGAAGAGGTCGAGTGATCCATATGGTGATTTCAGGGCGTCAATGGTGGAGATGATAATGGAGAAACAGATGGTGGGAGCGCAGGAATTGGAGAGGCTGCTGATATGTTTCTTGTGTCTGAATGAAGTTTGTTATCATGGGATGATTGTTGATGTTTTTTCTGAGATCTGTCAAACGTTGTTCAGTAATTGA